In Cervus elaphus chromosome 7, mCerEla1.1, whole genome shotgun sequence, the following proteins share a genomic window:
- the LOC122697376 gene encoding zinc finger and SCAN domain-containing protein 23-like isoform X3 translates to MHKGLLAVKVKEEKGDHVRMVQESGLSRDNPHTREIFRRRFRQFCYQETPGPREALRRLQELCHQWLRPEMHTKEQILELLVLEQFLTILPEELQAWVREHRPVSGEEAVIVLEDLERELDEPREQVPARGHEQKELVKEKAALGTAQESSGSQLQTLEERPQWNLRGVCPIQEIDSETGTWNVELAPKRELSKEKKSLVEASEKLNGDTIPVPEYGETCDHEGRLERQRGSSSVERPYICSECGKSFTQNSILIEHQRTHTGEKPYECDECGRAFSQRSGLFQHQRLHTGEKRYQCSVCGKAFSQNAGLFHHLRIHTGEKPYQCNQCSKSFSRRSVLIKHQRIHTGERPYKCDECGKNFIYHCNLIQHRKVHPMAEST, encoded by the exons ATGCACAAGGGACTTCTAGcagtgaaagtaaaagaggaaaagggTGACCACGTAAGAATGGTCCAAGAATCTGGCCTGTCAAGAGATAACCCTCATACCAGAGAGATCTTTCGTAGACGCTTCAGACAATTCTGCTACCAGGAGACACCGGGGCCCCGAGAGGCTCTTCGAAGACTCCAGGAGCTCTGCCATCAGTGGCTGAGACCAGAGATGCACACCAAAGAGCAGATCCTGGAGCTGCTGGTGCTGGAGCAGTTCCTAACCATCCTGCCCGAGGAGCTCCAGGCCTGGGTGAGAGAGCACCGCCCAGTGAGTGGAGAAGAGGCGGTAATTGTGCTGGAGGATTTGGAGAGAGAGCTGGATGAACCAAGAGAGCAG GTCCCAGCCCGTGGTCATGAACAAAAGGAGCTTGTGAAGGAGAAAGCAGCTCTAGGAACAGCCCAGGAGTCATCAGGCAGCCAGCTCCAAACCTTGGAAGAGCGGCCTCAGTGGAACCTGCGAGGGGTGTGCCCAATTCAGGAGATTG ACAGTGAGACTGGAACTTGGAATGTGGAGCTAGCCCCAAAGAGGGAGCTGTCTAAAGAAAAGAAATCGCTTGTGGAGGCATCTGAAAAACTGAATGGTGATACTATTCCAGTGCCTGAATATGGAGAGACCTGTGACCATGAAGGTAGATTGGAGAGGCAACGGGGAAGCTCTTCAGTGGAAAGACCCTATATCTGTAGTGAATGTGGGAAAAGCTTCACCCAGAATTCCATCCTTATCGAGCACCAGAGAACGCACACGGGCGAGAAACCCTATGAGTGTGATGAGTGTGGGCGGGCCTTCAGCCAGCGGTCAGGCCTGTTCCAGCACCAGAGACTCCACACTGGGGAGAAGCGCTACCAGTGCAGCGtttgtggcaaagcctttagccAGAACGCTGGGCTTTTTCATCATCTCAGGATCCACACGGGGGAAAAGCCTTACCAGTGCAATCAGTGCAGTAAGAGCTTTAGTCGACGTTCTGTCCTCATTaagcatcagagaattcacactggagaaagaCCTTATAAATGTGATGAATGTGGCAAGAACTTCATCTACCATTGCAACCTCATCCAGCATCGGAAAGTCCACCCCATGGCTGAATCCACCTAG